From one Lycium barbarum isolate Lr01 chromosome 6, ASM1917538v2, whole genome shotgun sequence genomic stretch:
- the LOC132600720 gene encoding transcription factor MYBS1-like, whose translation MSSNRTCSSSAWTKEEDKAFETALAIYFGDSDLLMKIAAAVPQKSLQEITQHYNDLVEDVNDIESGKVPLPQYGKMQSSSSRRSRSSGAVVERRKGIPWTAEEHRLFLQGLEKYGKGDWRNISSNCVLSRTPRQVASHAQKFFSRLNDNNKVKRGRSIHDITSVNAADTTELSQWPITDYVTEAFDTGMVSLPGPVTNYATEGPSVNPEKFPLGAAVGSELNSTFPDVDEFLLSIKDLITLPAESTSGACHQQPSVAGGSGMYTHPVIKVRSLDELMTNQLVGSTQVSPTANTTSLPLVLAHMGVHDGIASGSGAKNSFESTMGAPKGGFRVDSLQLPSIPGTSDGGFHPSSNPTMQLPSIAGTSGGVTYHGSNPSSEEDDIFYLEDLITDHVFGFGK comes from the exons ATGAGCTCTAACCGAACATGCAGTAGCTCCGCCTGGACTAAGGAGGAAGACAAAGCATTCGAGACCGCCCTGGCCATCTATTTTGGAGACAGCGATCTACTGATGAAGATAGCAGCAGCAGTTCCTCAGAAATCTCTTCAAGAAATTACTCAGCATTATAATGACCTTGTCGAAGATGTCAATGATATCGAGTCAGGTAAAGTTCCCCTACCTCAATATGGGAAAATGCAAAGTTCTTCCAGCCGTAGAAGTAGATCATCGGGAGCAGTGGTAGAACGGAGAAAAGGGATTCCTTGGACTGCAGAAGAACACAG GTTGTTTCTCCAAGGGTTGGAGAAATATGGTAAGGGTGATTGGCGGAATATATCAAGTAACTGTGTGTTATCAAGAACACCAAGACAGGTGGCAAGCCATGCCCAAAAGTTCTTCAGTCGATTAAATGACAATAATAAGGTGAAGAGGGGAAGAAGCATTCATGATATTACTAGTGTGAATGCTGCTGATACTACTGAACTTTCACAATGGCCAATCACTGACTATGTGACTGAAGCTTTCGACACAGGGATGGTATCTTTACCCGGACCAGTTACCAACTATGCTACCGAAGGACCATCAGTTAACCCCGAGAAATTCCCGCTTGGTGCTGCTGTTGGTAGTGAGTTGAATAGTACATTTCCTGATGTGGATGAGTTCCTGCTAAGTATAAAAGACCTAATCACTTTACCAGCAGAGAGCACCTCTGGAGCGTGCCACCAGCAACCATCAGTTGCTGGTGGCAGCGGAATGTACACTCATCCGGTCATTAAAGTTCGGTCGCTAGATGAGCTAATGACCAATCAGTTGGTTGGATCGACTCAAGTAAGTCCTACGGCTAACACTACAAGTTTGCCATTAGTACTTGCGCATATGGGAGTCCATGATGGTATAGCTTCTGGTAGTGGTGCTAAGAATAGTTTCGAGAGCACCATGGGAGCTCCCAAGGGAGGTTTTCGTGTCGATTCCTTGCAATTGCCATCAATTCCTGGCACTAGTGATGGTGGATTTCATCCCAGTTCAAATCCTACCATGCAATTACCATCTATTGCCGGCACTAGTGGTGGTGTAACTTATCATGGCTCAAATCCGAGCAGCGAGGAAGACGACATCTTTTATTTGGAAGACCTAATCACAGATCACGTATTTGGTTTTGGCAAATAA
- the LOC132600723 gene encoding transcription factor SRM1-like, producing MSSDKTCSSSSWTKEEDKAFENALAIYSGDSDLLIKIAAAVPQKSLQEITQHYNDLVEDVNDIESGKVPLPKYGKMQSYSSRRSRSSGAVVERRKGIPWTAEEHRSFLQGLEKYGKGDWRGISRNCVRSRTPTQVASHAQKFFIRLNNNDKSKRRSSIHDITSVNAADTTESSQDPITESFLLVPLLALPIQKDLSEIAGWVGPTKKGMGLLGIA from the exons ATGAGCTCCGACAAAACATGCAGTAGCTCCTCCTGGACTAAGGAGGAAGACAAAGCATTTGAGAACGCCCTGGCTATCTACTCTGGAGATAGCGATCTACTGATAAAGATTGCAGCAGCAGTTCCTCAGAAATCTCTTCAAGAAATTACTCAGCATTATAATGACCTTGTTGAAGATGTCAACGACATTGAATCGGGAAAAGTCCCCCTACCCAAATATGGGAAAATGCAAAGTTATTCCAGCCGTAGAAGTAGATCATCGGGAGCAGTGGTAGAACGGCGAAAAGGGATTCCTTGGACTGCAGAAGAACACAG GTCGTTTCTCCAAGGGTTGGAGAAATATGGTAAAGGTGATTGGCGGGGTATATCGAGGAACTGTGTGAGATCTAGAACACCAACACAGGTGGCAAGCCATGCCCAAAAGTTCTTCATTCGATTAAATAACAATGACAAGTCGAAGAGGAGAAGCAGCATTCATGATATCACTAGCGTGAATGCTGCTGATACTACTGAATCCTCACAAGATCCAATCACTGAAAGTTTTCTTCTAGTTCCGCTTCTTGCTCTTCCAATTCAGAAAGACTTGTCGGAAATCGCCGGTTGGGTTGGTCCGACCAAGAAAGGCATGGGACTTTTGGGCATTGCTTGA